A window from Carassius gibelio isolate Cgi1373 ecotype wild population from Czech Republic chromosome B3, carGib1.2-hapl.c, whole genome shotgun sequence encodes these proteins:
- the LOC127953007 gene encoding ataxin-7-like protein 3 isoform X2 — MRMEDMSLSGLDNTKLEALAHDVYSDLVEDACLGLCFEVHRAVKQGYFFLDETDQESMKDFEIVDQPGVDIFGQVYNQWKNKECVCPNCSRSIAASRFAPHLEKCLGMGRNSSRIANRRIASSNNTSKSESDQEDNDDINDNDWSYGSEKKAKKRKSEKNPNSPRRSKSLKHKNGELSSNVNPDVYKYNYSSGISYETLGPEDLRSILTTQCGVVSEHTKKMCTRSTLPDSETMLENDGYDAPDGQLIMSRLQWDGSSDISPSDSASSKASTNNSESKRPKKKKKPSTLTLTTTGGGGERDKGQERERGDRERAVGSGSGSSSSQNPLGLSSRKKRPKLPIPPIPSIYDDLN; from the exons GCCCTGGCTCATGACGTTTACTCGGATCTAGTGGAAGATGCCTGTTTAGGGCTGTGCTTTGAGGTGCACAGGGCGGTCAAACAGGGCTATTTCTTCCTGGATGAAACGGACCAAGAGAGTATGAAGGATTTTG AAATAGTGGACCAGCCTGGTGTGGACATCTTTGGGCAGGTGTACAACCAGTGGAAGAATAAGGAGTGTGTGTGTCCCAACTGCAGCCGGAGTATTGCAGCTTCTCGCTTCGCTCCTCATCTAGAGAAGTGTCTCGGCATGGGCCGCAACAGCAGTCGAATAGCCAACCGCAG AATAGCCAGCAGCAACAACACAAGCAAGTCAGAAAGCGATCAGGAAGACAATGATGATATCAATGACAATGACTGGTCATACGGTTCAGAAAAGAAAG CCAAGAAGAGAAAGTCAGAAAAG AATCCAAACTCTCCCAGGAGATCCAAATCCCTGAAGCACAAGAACG GAGAGCTCAGCAGTAATGTCAATCCAGACGTATATAAG TATAACTACAGCTCTGGCATCAGTTACGAGACTTTGGGACCTGAGGATCTGCGCTCCATACTGACTACG cAATGTGGGGTCGTATCAGAGCACACAAAGAAGATGTGTACTCG GTCGACGCTGCCCGACTCTGAAACAATGCTGGAAAACGATGGCTATGATGCCCCTGATGGCCAGCTAATAATGTCTCGCCTCCAGTGGGACGGCTCCTCTGATATCTCGCCATCAGACTCTGCATCTTCAAAAGCCA GCACCAATAACTCTGAGTCTAAGAGgcctaagaaaaagaaaaagcccAGTACACTGACTCTGACTACCACTGGAGGTGGAGGAGAGCGGGACAAAGGGCAGGAACGAGAGAGAGGAGACCGAGAGAGAGCAGTAGGCAGTGGGAGCGGGAGCAGCAGTTCCCAGAACCCACTGGGCCTGTCCAGTCGGAAAAAGCGACCAAAACTGCCCATTCCCCCAATTCCTAGCATCTACGATGACCTGAACTGA
- the tmub2 gene encoding transmembrane and ubiquitin-like domain-containing protein 2: MAVCALTVLDGLGEEATALGGVVILFLAMVFAWLSTHVADRGDHILGTILTVGAHASLIGLGGHDSYASPPPSSEPSEQQDEEPAEEEKQEEGEDVPGEELLDIQGGRKKVSYVQGDEEEEEGKEEGTEEEAEDEAASITVRLKFLNDTEELAVLRPQDTVGLLKSKYFSGREHQIKLIYQGQLLQDPQRSLLSLNITHNSVLHCHVSQAQALREAAAEESPRAGRGSRLSGGLRSAGLALSTGSLVVPVFVVLLAVIWYFRINYRQLFTAPATISLVGVTVFFSFLIFGMHSR, from the exons ATGGCGGTGTGTGCTCTAACTGTGCTTGACGGGCTCGGCGAGGAGGCCACGGCTTTGGGCGGCGTGGTCATCCTGTTCCTGGCCATGGTTTTTGCCTGGCTGTCTACCCACGTGGCCGACCGTGGAGATCACATCCTGGGGACCATTCTCACCGTGGGCGCCCACGCCTCCCTCATCGGCCTCGGGGGTCACGACAGCTACGCGAGCCCCCCGCCCAGCTCCGAGCCCAGCGAGCAGCAGGACGAAGAGCCCGCGGAGGAGGAGAAGCAGGAAGAGGGAGAGGATGTGCCTGGAGAGGAGCTGCTGGATATTCAGGGTGGGAGGAAGAAAGTGAGCTATGTCCAGggtgatgaagaagaagaagaggggaAGGAGGAAGGGACCGAAGAGGAGGCAGAGGATGAGGCCGCCAGTATCACTGTGAGACTGAAGTTCCTGAATGACACGGAGGAGCTGGCAGTACTCAGACCACAGGACACCGTTGGACTGCTGAAGAg TAAATACTTCTCTGGCCGGGAGCATCAGATTAAGCTCATCTACCAGGGTCAGCTGTTGCAGGACCCTCAGCGCTCTCTCCTGTCCCTCAACATCACCCACAACAGCGTCCTCCACTGTCACGTCTCTCAAGCCCAGGCTCTGCGCGAGGCGGCCGCAGAGGAGAGCCCTCGAGCTGGGAGGGGCTCCAGGCTCAGCGGGGGGCTGCGCTCGGCCGGCCTGGCTCTCAGCACTGGAAGCCTGGTGGTCCCTGTGTTCGTGGTGCTGCTCGCCGTCATCTGGTACTTCCGAATCAACTACCGCCAGCTGTTCACTGCCCCGGCCACCATCTCTTTGGTCGGGGTCACGGTCTTCTTCAGCTTCCTCATCTTTGGCATGCACAGTCGATGA
- the asb16 gene encoding ankyrin repeat and SOCS box protein 16 isoform X1 — translation MSRDTFAFTSASLRSLRLEQELQDWEDARRALAHRRAMIRRPLPAAPRLRHGNERIQTVRAPPPQIQCRDAAIHNIFMCGDMKRVYAVLKDAGMVNALMETVHEEMVWAPEMGMWTLTSKVKQTSALRLAASRGHSGCVEELLFRGAEVDADPGGRTALHDACSGGHHICVRLLLDHGADPDLLAVDGNAPLHLCNAAETYQCAEHLVTGGALVNVAQRDSGLTPLHVACRRGLEDHVELFLSYGGDVTARSQEGETPLNAACAGAERPADAGRYLRTVQKLLAAGADAQTAGRKKHTALHNACGNCCPRIVMLLLEHGARADVANCAGYTPMDCLLQVIEDYPDQQPELVAQSLLNYGAQPPSPRMLKLCLPSPATLEVMLNCYPVIPVCEEWLEDIPEELLKEHQCFFDAVRQMIGQPRSLQHLCRCALRRHLRSLCHLAIVQLNIPSTLKDYLLLRNEGLLR, via the exons ATGTCCCGGGACACCTTTGCCTTCACCTCTGCCTCTCTGCGCTCCTTAAGGCTGGAGCAGGAGCTGCAGGACTGGGAGGACGCCAGGCGGGCTCTGGCACACAGGAGGGCTATGATAAGACGTCCGTTACCCGCTGCACCCAGACTCCGACATGGAAACGAGAGGATCCAGACGGTACGTGCTCCACCACCCCAAATACAGTGCAGAGACGCAGCCATCCATAACATCTTTATGTGTGGAGATATGAAGAGAGTGTATGCAGTCCTCAAAGACGCAGGCATGGTGAATGCACTGATGGAGACCGTACACGAGGAGATGGTGTGGGCGCCGGAAATGG GAATGTGGACTCTTACCTCGAAGGTAAAGCAGACGTCTGCGCTGCGTCTGGCTGCCAGCAGGGGACACTCCGGCTGTGTCGAGGAGCTGCTGTTCAGGGGAGCAGAGGTGGATGCAGACCCCGGCGGCCGTACAGCTTTACATGATGCCTGTTCTGGAGGCCATCACATCTGTGTGCGCCTGCTCCTAGACCACGGGGCTGATCCAGACCTGCTTGCTGTAGACGGCAATGCCCCGTTGCACCTCTGTAATGCAGCAGAAACATATCA GTGTGCTGAGCACTTGGTGACGGGTGGTGCGCTGGTGAATGTGGCCCAGCGAGACTCTGGTCTCACCCCTCTTCACGTGGCCTGCAGGAGAGGACTGGAGGACCACGTggagctcttcctgtcctatggagGAGACGTGACAGCTCGAAGCCAAGAGGGCGAGACGCCCTTGAACGCAGCCTGCGCTGGGGCGGAGAGACCTGCAGATGCAGGACGGTATCTGCGTACTGTGCAGAAGCTGCTAGCGGCCGGGGCTGATGCACAGACTGCTGGGAGGAAGAAGCATACGGCCCTGCACAACGCCTGTGGAAACTGTTGTCCCCGCATAGTAATGCTGCTGCTGGAACATGGGGCTCGTGCGGACGTAGCTAACTGTGCTGGATACACACCCATGGACTGCCTGTTACAG GTAATAGAGGATTACCCAGACCAGCAGCCAGAGCTCGTGGCTCAGTCTCTTCTTAACTATGGAGCACAGCCACCCTCCCCTAGA ATGCTGAAACTCTGCCTGCCCTCTCCTGCCACTTTGGAGGTAATGCTGAACTGCTACCCAGTCATCCCAGTGTGTGAGGAGTGGTTAGAGGACATACCAGAGGAACTACTaaag GAGCATCAGTGTTTCTTCGACGCGGTCAGACAGATGATAGGTCAGCCGCGCTCTCTTCAGCACCTCTGCCGCTGTGCGCTCCGCAGACACCTCCGGTCACTGTGTCACCTCGCAATAGTCCAGCTCAACATTCCCAGCACTTTAAAAGATTATCTCCTGCTGCGTAATGAGGGACTGCTCCGCTGA
- the LOC127953007 gene encoding ataxin-7-like protein 3 isoform X1 — MRMEDMSLSGLDNTKLEALAHDVYSDLVEDACLGLCFEVHRAVKQGYFFLDETDQESMKDFEIVDQPGVDIFGQVYNQWKNKECVCPNCSRSIAASRFAPHLEKCLGMGRNSSRIANRRIASSNNTSKSESDQEDNDDINDNDWSYGSEKKAKKRKSEKNPNSPRRSKSLKHKNGELSSNVNPDVYKYNYSSGISYETLGPEDLRSILTTQCGVVSEHTKKMCTRSQRCPQHTDEQRRAVRVFLLGPSASTLPDSETMLENDGYDAPDGQLIMSRLQWDGSSDISPSDSASSKASTNNSESKRPKKKKKPSTLTLTTTGGGGERDKGQERERGDRERAVGSGSGSSSSQNPLGLSSRKKRPKLPIPPIPSIYDDLN; from the exons GCCCTGGCTCATGACGTTTACTCGGATCTAGTGGAAGATGCCTGTTTAGGGCTGTGCTTTGAGGTGCACAGGGCGGTCAAACAGGGCTATTTCTTCCTGGATGAAACGGACCAAGAGAGTATGAAGGATTTTG AAATAGTGGACCAGCCTGGTGTGGACATCTTTGGGCAGGTGTACAACCAGTGGAAGAATAAGGAGTGTGTGTGTCCCAACTGCAGCCGGAGTATTGCAGCTTCTCGCTTCGCTCCTCATCTAGAGAAGTGTCTCGGCATGGGCCGCAACAGCAGTCGAATAGCCAACCGCAG AATAGCCAGCAGCAACAACACAAGCAAGTCAGAAAGCGATCAGGAAGACAATGATGATATCAATGACAATGACTGGTCATACGGTTCAGAAAAGAAAG CCAAGAAGAGAAAGTCAGAAAAG AATCCAAACTCTCCCAGGAGATCCAAATCCCTGAAGCACAAGAACG GAGAGCTCAGCAGTAATGTCAATCCAGACGTATATAAG TATAACTACAGCTCTGGCATCAGTTACGAGACTTTGGGACCTGAGGATCTGCGCTCCATACTGACTACG cAATGTGGGGTCGTATCAGAGCACACAAAGAAGATGTGTACTCG GTCCCAGCGGTGTCCCCAGCACACGGACGAACAGAGGAGGGCAGTCAGGGTCTTCCTCCTTGGGCCGTCCGC GTCGACGCTGCCCGACTCTGAAACAATGCTGGAAAACGATGGCTATGATGCCCCTGATGGCCAGCTAATAATGTCTCGCCTCCAGTGGGACGGCTCCTCTGATATCTCGCCATCAGACTCTGCATCTTCAAAAGCCA GCACCAATAACTCTGAGTCTAAGAGgcctaagaaaaagaaaaagcccAGTACACTGACTCTGACTACCACTGGAGGTGGAGGAGAGCGGGACAAAGGGCAGGAACGAGAGAGAGGAGACCGAGAGAGAGCAGTAGGCAGTGGGAGCGGGAGCAGCAGTTCCCAGAACCCACTGGGCCTGTCCAGTCGGAAAAAGCGACCAAAACTGCCCATTCCCCCAATTCCTAGCATCTACGATGACCTGAACTGA
- the asb16 gene encoding ankyrin repeat and SOCS box protein 16 isoform X2: protein MIRRPLPAAPRLRHGNERIQTVRAPPPQIQCRDAAIHNIFMCGDMKRVYAVLKDAGMVNALMETVHEEMVWAPEMGMWTLTSKVKQTSALRLAASRGHSGCVEELLFRGAEVDADPGGRTALHDACSGGHHICVRLLLDHGADPDLLAVDGNAPLHLCNAAETYQCAEHLVTGGALVNVAQRDSGLTPLHVACRRGLEDHVELFLSYGGDVTARSQEGETPLNAACAGAERPADAGRYLRTVQKLLAAGADAQTAGRKKHTALHNACGNCCPRIVMLLLEHGARADVANCAGYTPMDCLLQVIEDYPDQQPELVAQSLLNYGAQPPSPRMLKLCLPSPATLEVMLNCYPVIPVCEEWLEDIPEELLKEHQCFFDAVRQMIGQPRSLQHLCRCALRRHLRSLCHLAIVQLNIPSTLKDYLLLRNEGLLR, encoded by the exons ATGATAAGACGTCCGTTACCCGCTGCACCCAGACTCCGACATGGAAACGAGAGGATCCAGACGGTACGTGCTCCACCACCCCAAATACAGTGCAGAGACGCAGCCATCCATAACATCTTTATGTGTGGAGATATGAAGAGAGTGTATGCAGTCCTCAAAGACGCAGGCATGGTGAATGCACTGATGGAGACCGTACACGAGGAGATGGTGTGGGCGCCGGAAATGG GAATGTGGACTCTTACCTCGAAGGTAAAGCAGACGTCTGCGCTGCGTCTGGCTGCCAGCAGGGGACACTCCGGCTGTGTCGAGGAGCTGCTGTTCAGGGGAGCAGAGGTGGATGCAGACCCCGGCGGCCGTACAGCTTTACATGATGCCTGTTCTGGAGGCCATCACATCTGTGTGCGCCTGCTCCTAGACCACGGGGCTGATCCAGACCTGCTTGCTGTAGACGGCAATGCCCCGTTGCACCTCTGTAATGCAGCAGAAACATATCA GTGTGCTGAGCACTTGGTGACGGGTGGTGCGCTGGTGAATGTGGCCCAGCGAGACTCTGGTCTCACCCCTCTTCACGTGGCCTGCAGGAGAGGACTGGAGGACCACGTggagctcttcctgtcctatggagGAGACGTGACAGCTCGAAGCCAAGAGGGCGAGACGCCCTTGAACGCAGCCTGCGCTGGGGCGGAGAGACCTGCAGATGCAGGACGGTATCTGCGTACTGTGCAGAAGCTGCTAGCGGCCGGGGCTGATGCACAGACTGCTGGGAGGAAGAAGCATACGGCCCTGCACAACGCCTGTGGAAACTGTTGTCCCCGCATAGTAATGCTGCTGCTGGAACATGGGGCTCGTGCGGACGTAGCTAACTGTGCTGGATACACACCCATGGACTGCCTGTTACAG GTAATAGAGGATTACCCAGACCAGCAGCCAGAGCTCGTGGCTCAGTCTCTTCTTAACTATGGAGCACAGCCACCCTCCCCTAGA ATGCTGAAACTCTGCCTGCCCTCTCCTGCCACTTTGGAGGTAATGCTGAACTGCTACCCAGTCATCCCAGTGTGTGAGGAGTGGTTAGAGGACATACCAGAGGAACTACTaaag GAGCATCAGTGTTTCTTCGACGCGGTCAGACAGATGATAGGTCAGCCGCGCTCTCTTCAGCACCTCTGCCGCTGTGCGCTCCGCAGACACCTCCGGTCACTGTGTCACCTCGCAATAGTCCAGCTCAACATTCCCAGCACTTTAAAAGATTATCTCCTGCTGCGTAATGAGGGACTGCTCCGCTGA